One stretch of Microbacterium terrae DNA includes these proteins:
- a CDS encoding cytidine deaminase, whose translation MTDIDWDELRAAATEAMKRAYAPYSRYKVGAAALVSDGRVVTGCNVENASYGVGLCAECGLVSELQMSGGGQLVAFVCVNGHGDTIMPCGRCRQLLYEFALPGMLLETVSGIRTIDEVLPDAFGPRDLEEAGR comes from the coding sequence GTGACAGACATCGATTGGGACGAGCTGCGTGCTGCGGCGACCGAGGCGATGAAGCGGGCTTACGCGCCGTACTCGCGCTACAAGGTGGGCGCCGCGGCGCTCGTCTCCGATGGCCGCGTGGTCACGGGGTGCAACGTCGAGAACGCCTCGTACGGCGTCGGACTGTGCGCCGAGTGCGGGCTGGTGAGCGAGCTGCAGATGTCGGGCGGCGGTCAGCTCGTCGCGTTCGTGTGCGTGAACGGCCACGGCGACACGATCATGCCGTGCGGACGCTGCCGCCAGCTGCTGTACGAGTTCGCCCTTCCGGGCATGCTGCTCGAGACGGTGTCGGGCATCCGCACGATCGACGAGGTGCTGCCCGACGCGTTCGGGCCGCGCGACCTCGAGGAGGCAGGACGATGA
- a CDS encoding ABC transporter permease, translating to MTALAPTAADGTVQLATVRERHFKVPIVLAAATVLLGALFLFVPRDGTSTFRLDGALADIAVPTALTSWIVVGLLVLLTAWSFFDAWMYRKPALWLTIVFGVLAVFGFLVWAAADGLVPVTSLLYGAISLSVPLVFGALGGVIGERAGVVNVAIEGQLLLGAFSAALLSSLTHNPFVGLIGAMIGGMLVAFVLAAFAIKYLVDQVIVGVVLNVLVTGLTGFLYSAMLVPNEDTLNRPVRFDRWEIPLLSDIPIVGPVLFNQTFIVYLMFVMVGVVAWSLYRTKWGLRVRAVGEHPQAADTVGIRVNPTRFWNVMLAGAIAGIGGAYFTLVSVPQFGKEMTAGLGFIALAAVIFGRWDPIRASLAALLFGFATNLQNLLTVLKTPIPSEFMLMLPYVVTILAVAGFAGQIRGPAAAGKPYIKG from the coding sequence ATGACCGCGCTCGCTCCCACGGCCGCCGACGGAACGGTGCAGCTCGCAACCGTCCGCGAACGGCACTTCAAGGTGCCGATCGTGCTCGCCGCAGCCACCGTGCTGCTCGGCGCGCTCTTCCTCTTCGTGCCGCGCGACGGCACGAGCACCTTCCGCCTGGACGGCGCGCTCGCCGACATCGCGGTGCCCACGGCCCTCACGAGCTGGATCGTGGTGGGACTGCTGGTGCTGCTCACCGCGTGGTCGTTCTTCGACGCGTGGATGTACCGCAAGCCCGCGCTGTGGCTGACGATCGTGTTCGGCGTGCTCGCCGTGTTCGGGTTCCTGGTGTGGGCGGCGGCCGACGGCCTCGTCCCCGTCACCAGCCTCCTCTACGGTGCGATCTCGCTGTCGGTTCCCCTGGTCTTCGGCGCCCTGGGCGGCGTGATCGGCGAGCGTGCCGGCGTGGTGAACGTCGCGATCGAGGGGCAGCTGCTGCTCGGTGCGTTCAGTGCGGCTCTCCTGTCGAGCCTCACCCACAACCCCTTCGTGGGCCTCATCGGCGCGATGATCGGCGGAATGCTGGTGGCGTTCGTCCTGGCCGCGTTCGCGATCAAGTACCTCGTCGACCAGGTGATCGTCGGCGTCGTGCTCAACGTGCTCGTGACCGGACTCACCGGCTTCCTGTACAGCGCGATGCTCGTCCCCAATGAAGACACCCTCAACCGGCCGGTGCGCTTCGATCGCTGGGAGATCCCGCTCCTCAGCGACATCCCGATCGTCGGCCCGGTGCTCTTCAACCAGACCTTCATCGTGTACCTCATGTTCGTGATGGTCGGCGTGGTCGCCTGGTCCCTGTACCGCACCAAGTGGGGTCTGCGGGTGCGGGCCGTCGGCGAGCATCCGCAGGCGGCCGACACCGTCGGCATCCGGGTCAATCCCACCCGATTCTGGAACGTCATGCTCGCCGGTGCGATCGCGGGCATCGGCGGCGCGTACTTCACGCTGGTCTCGGTGCCGCAGTTCGGCAAGGAGATGACCGCGGGCCTCGGCTTCATTGCGCTCGCCGCCGTCATCTTCGGCCGGTGGGACCCGATCCGGGCGAGCCTCGCAGCGCTGCTGTTCGGGTTCGCGACCAACCTGCAGAACCTGCTGACCGTGCTGAAGACGCCGATCCCGAGCGAGTTCATGCTGATGCTCCCGTACGTCGTGACGATCCTCGCGGTGGCCGGGTTCGCGGGACAGATACGCGGCCCCGCGGCGGCCGGCAAACCGTACATCAAGGGGTGA
- a CDS encoding ABC transporter permease encodes MSQTSPGAGDTSAGLPPEQLPPVSGPLTGHEQGPPRTSIFVRELLRGSTVTTILAIVLAMIVGGILIAFTDEDVQAASVYFFARPGDTFVAVWNSVAGGYTALFRGAVFNFTAADFATQIRPLTNALGFAAPLIAAGLGVALAFRVGLFNIGARGQMLIAAMFAALFTFHIQLPMWLHLPLTLAVGILGGALWGGLVGLLKARTGAHEVILTIMLNYVAYYLLLWMIRTPGLLQREGTNQPITAATPETAQFPDLLGPRFPQLDWGFVIVIVATLFVWWLVEKSALGLRMRAVGENPHAARAAGISVQRIYIYAMLFAGGLAGLAAMNQVQGSVTTGFTASIDAGIGFDAITVALLGRSRAWGTFAAGILFGALKAGSFSMQAQGIPVDIVLVVQSLIVLFIAAPPLLRAVFFLPKTEQEKAAKARAKAAKKAVTA; translated from the coding sequence ATGAGCCAGACGTCACCCGGAGCCGGCGACACGTCGGCCGGACTCCCTCCCGAGCAGCTTCCGCCGGTCTCCGGCCCGCTGACCGGTCACGAGCAGGGCCCGCCGCGCACGAGCATCTTCGTGCGCGAGCTGCTGCGGGGGAGCACCGTCACCACGATCCTCGCGATCGTGCTCGCCATGATCGTGGGCGGCATCCTCATCGCGTTCACCGATGAAGACGTGCAGGCGGCATCGGTGTACTTCTTCGCTCGACCCGGCGACACCTTCGTCGCGGTCTGGAACTCGGTCGCCGGTGGGTACACCGCGCTCTTCCGCGGCGCCGTGTTCAACTTCACGGCCGCCGACTTCGCGACGCAGATCCGCCCGCTCACCAACGCGCTCGGGTTCGCCGCGCCGCTCATCGCGGCCGGCCTCGGCGTCGCGCTCGCGTTCCGCGTCGGCCTGTTCAACATCGGCGCCCGTGGCCAGATGCTCATCGCCGCGATGTTCGCGGCGCTGTTCACCTTCCACATCCAGCTGCCGATGTGGCTGCACCTGCCGCTCACCCTGGCCGTCGGCATCCTCGGCGGAGCGCTGTGGGGCGGCCTCGTCGGTCTTCTCAAGGCCCGCACGGGCGCCCACGAAGTGATCCTCACGATCATGCTGAACTACGTGGCGTACTACCTGCTGCTGTGGATGATCCGCACGCCGGGTCTCCTGCAGCGCGAGGGCACCAACCAGCCGATCACCGCGGCCACGCCCGAGACCGCGCAGTTCCCCGATCTCCTCGGGCCGCGGTTCCCGCAGCTCGACTGGGGGTTCGTGATCGTGATCGTCGCCACGCTGTTCGTGTGGTGGCTGGTCGAGAAGTCGGCACTCGGACTGCGGATGCGCGCCGTCGGTGAGAACCCCCATGCGGCCCGCGCAGCCGGCATCAGCGTGCAGCGCATCTACATCTACGCGATGCTGTTCGCCGGCGGCCTCGCCGGCCTCGCCGCGATGAACCAGGTACAGGGCTCGGTCACCACCGGTTTCACCGCCAGCATCGACGCCGGCATCGGCTTCGATGCGATCACGGTGGCCCTGCTCGGACGCAGCCGCGCCTGGGGCACCTTCGCCGCCGGCATCCTGTTCGGCGCGCTGAAGGCGGGATCGTTCTCCATGCAGGCGCAGGGCATCCCCGTCGACATCGTGCTGGTCGTGCAGTCGCTCATCGTGCTGTTCATCGCCGCGCCGCCGCTGCTGCGCGCGGTGTTCTTCCTCCCGAAGACCGAGCAGGAGAAGGCCGCCAAGGCGAGAGCCAAGGCCGCGAAGAAGGCGGTGACCGCATGA
- a CDS encoding ABC transporter ATP-binding protein: MKLELRGITKRFGSLVANDHIDLTVEPGEIHALLGENGAGKSTLMNVLYGLYQADEGDILLDDEVQHFRGPGDAMAAGIGMVHQHFMLIPVFTVAENVMLGHEETKGPGALDLAKAREHVRAVAARFGFQIDPDALVGDLPVGVQQRVEIIKALSRDAKVLVFDEPTAVLTPQETDELMTIMRQLRDEGTAIVFITHKLREVREVADRITVIRLGKVVGEAEPTATNAELASLMVGRAVELTVKKDAPKLGEGGLQVRDVRVLTPDGTIVVDDVSFDVLPGEVLAIAGVQGNGQTELVEAVVGIAARVEGSIRLGDVELVGRSVRAILDEGVGFVPEDRTEDGLVGGFSVAENLILDRSDDPQFVRAGTLRRDALTEFARDRIAEFDIRTQGPDTAAGTLSGGNQQKVVIARELSRELRLLVAAQPTRGVDVGSIEFIHKRIIETRDAGIPVVVVSTELDEVTALADRIAVMYRGSIVGIVPGDTSRETLGLMMAGAADPEVAA, translated from the coding sequence ATGAAGCTCGAGCTCCGCGGGATCACCAAGAGATTCGGCAGCCTCGTCGCCAACGACCACATCGACCTGACGGTCGAGCCGGGGGAGATCCACGCGCTCCTGGGTGAGAACGGCGCCGGAAAATCCACCCTCATGAACGTGCTCTACGGCCTGTACCAGGCCGACGAAGGCGACATCCTGCTGGACGACGAGGTCCAGCACTTCCGGGGGCCGGGCGATGCCATGGCCGCCGGCATCGGCATGGTGCATCAGCACTTCATGCTCATCCCCGTCTTCACCGTCGCCGAGAACGTGATGCTCGGCCATGAGGAGACCAAGGGCCCCGGCGCCCTCGACCTCGCGAAGGCCCGCGAGCACGTGCGCGCGGTCGCCGCGCGCTTCGGATTCCAGATCGATCCCGACGCGCTCGTCGGCGATCTGCCCGTCGGCGTGCAGCAGCGCGTCGAGATCATCAAGGCGCTCTCGCGCGACGCCAAGGTGCTCGTCTTCGACGAGCCCACCGCGGTGCTCACCCCGCAGGAGACCGATGAGCTGATGACGATCATGCGGCAGCTGCGCGACGAGGGCACCGCGATCGTGTTCATCACCCACAAGCTGCGCGAGGTGCGCGAGGTCGCGGACCGCATCACCGTGATCCGTCTCGGCAAGGTCGTCGGCGAGGCCGAGCCCACCGCCACCAACGCCGAACTGGCGTCGCTGATGGTCGGTCGCGCGGTCGAGCTGACCGTGAAGAAGGATGCTCCCAAGCTCGGCGAGGGCGGACTGCAGGTCCGCGACGTGCGCGTGCTCACACCCGACGGCACGATCGTCGTCGACGACGTGAGTTTCGACGTCCTCCCCGGCGAAGTGCTCGCGATCGCGGGTGTGCAGGGCAACGGACAGACCGAGCTCGTCGAAGCCGTGGTCGGCATCGCCGCGCGCGTCGAGGGGTCGATCCGCCTCGGAGACGTCGAGCTCGTCGGGCGGAGCGTGCGCGCCATCCTCGACGAGGGTGTCGGGTTCGTCCCCGAGGACCGCACCGAAGACGGACTGGTCGGCGGGTTCTCGGTCGCCGAGAACCTCATCCTCGACCGCTCCGACGATCCTCAGTTCGTCCGGGCCGGCACACTGCGCCGCGACGCGCTCACCGAGTTCGCGCGCGACCGCATCGCCGAGTTCGACATCCGCACGCAAGGACCCGACACCGCGGCCGGCACGCTGTCCGGCGGCAACCAGCAGAAGGTCGTCATCGCCCGCGAGCTCAGCCGCGAGCTGCGCCTCCTCGTCGCCGCCCAGCCCACCCGCGGCGTCGACGTCGGCTCCATCGAATTCATCCACAAGCGCATCATCGAGACCCGAGACGCCGGCATCCCGGTCGTCGTCGTCTCCACCGAGCTCGACGAGGTGACCGCGCTTGCCGACCGCATCGCGGTCATGTACCGCGGCTCGATCGTCGGGATCGTGCCAGGCGACACATCACGCGAGACGCTCGGCCTCATGATGGCCGGCGCCGCCGACCCGGAGGTGGCCGCATGA
- a CDS encoding BMP family lipoprotein, with translation MTISTKKRVLVGLAAASMFVALAGCASAPEASTETTDAASDIVEGFKPCLISDAGGWNDKSFNQSAKAGLDSAMEELGVEGLELESTSENDYAPNMETAVSEGCTLIVSVGFNLSAATVESATANPEVNYAIIDDYADTDFDGTTDADNIKPLVFNTAEAAYLGGYAAAAWSAQSGVNKVGTFGGMQIPSVAVFMDGYQLGVEKYNEDKGAAVEVFGWDTESQEGSFTGGFDANDTAKQTAQGVLDQGVDVILPVGGPIYQSAAAAITDSGEETVMLGVDSDLAVADDSVAAITLVSIMKAIDVAVHDAVVSAATGEFDVAPYVGTLENEGVKLSSFHDFESQLPEGLVDELAALQEAIIAGDITVESPNSP, from the coding sequence TTGACCATCTCTACCAAGAAGCGAGTGCTCGTTGGGCTCGCCGCCGCGAGCATGTTCGTCGCGCTCGCCGGGTGCGCATCCGCGCCCGAAGCCAGCACCGAGACGACCGACGCAGCGTCGGACATCGTCGAGGGCTTCAAGCCGTGCCTCATCTCCGACGCGGGCGGCTGGAACGACAAGTCGTTCAACCAGTCGGCCAAGGCCGGTCTCGATTCGGCGATGGAGGAGCTCGGCGTCGAAGGCCTCGAGCTCGAATCGACCTCCGAGAACGACTACGCACCCAACATGGAGACGGCCGTCTCCGAGGGCTGCACGCTCATCGTCTCGGTCGGCTTCAACCTGTCGGCCGCCACCGTCGAGTCCGCCACGGCGAACCCCGAGGTGAACTACGCGATCATCGACGACTACGCCGACACCGACTTCGACGGCACCACCGACGCCGACAACATCAAGCCCCTCGTGTTCAACACGGCGGAGGCTGCCTACCTCGGCGGCTACGCCGCGGCGGCATGGTCGGCCCAGAGCGGTGTGAACAAGGTCGGCACCTTCGGCGGCATGCAGATCCCGTCGGTCGCGGTCTTCATGGACGGCTACCAGCTCGGTGTCGAGAAGTACAACGAGGACAAGGGCGCCGCAGTCGAGGTCTTCGGCTGGGACACCGAGTCGCAGGAGGGCTCGTTCACGGGCGGCTTCGACGCGAACGACACCGCCAAGCAGACCGCCCAGGGCGTTCTCGACCAGGGTGTCGACGTGATCCTTCCCGTCGGCGGTCCGATCTACCAGAGCGCGGCTGCCGCCATCACCGACAGCGGTGAGGAGACCGTCATGCTCGGCGTCGACAGCGACCTCGCCGTCGCCGACGACAGCGTCGCCGCCATCACGCTGGTCTCGATCATGAAGGCGATCGACGTCGCCGTGCACGACGCGGTCGTCTCGGCCGCCACGGGCGAGTTCGACGTCGCGCCGTACGTCGGCACGCTGGAGAACGAGGGCGTCAAGCTCTCGAGCTTCCACGACTTCGAGTCGCAGCTGCCCGAGGGTCTCGTCGACGAGCTGGCCGCTCTGCAGGAGGCCATCATCGCCGGTGACATCACCGTGGAGTCGCCGAACTCCCCGTGA
- a CDS encoding mannose-1-phosphate guanylyltransferase has translation MPEPIDDFYAVIPAGGIGSRLWPLSRADAPKFLHDLTGSGNSLLRDTWDRLEPLAGPGRIAVVTGRAHRAAVEDQLPGIPDVNVFLESEPRDSTAAIGLAAAILHRREPDVVIGSFAADHVIRVPHLFEWSVRQAVAVAREGYICTIGIQPSEASVGFGYIKKAGELLVDGAPEAAVVERFVEKPDLETAKAYFADRSYLWNAGMFIARADVLLAEIAAQEPELHAGLLELAEAWDDRELRGPAVDRIWPTLKKIAIDYTVAEPAAAKGRLAVIPGHFDWDDVGDFASLAKLNSGGRSENLAILGQNPRVLSDAATGIVVSQTKRVISLIGVRDIVVVDTDDALLVTTSEHAQRVKGVVDALKLTGRGDVL, from the coding sequence ATGCCAGAGCCGATCGACGATTTCTACGCCGTGATCCCTGCCGGAGGTATCGGAAGCCGCCTGTGGCCGCTGTCCCGCGCCGATGCCCCGAAGTTCCTCCACGACCTCACGGGGTCGGGCAACTCGCTGCTGCGCGACACCTGGGACCGCCTCGAACCTCTCGCCGGCCCCGGGCGGATCGCCGTCGTCACGGGGCGCGCGCACCGCGCAGCCGTCGAGGACCAGCTTCCCGGCATCCCTGACGTGAACGTCTTCCTCGAGTCGGAGCCGCGCGACTCGACCGCCGCCATCGGGCTCGCCGCGGCGATCCTGCACCGCCGCGAACCCGACGTGGTGATCGGCTCGTTCGCCGCCGACCACGTGATCCGCGTGCCCCACCTGTTCGAGTGGTCGGTCCGCCAGGCGGTGGCGGTCGCCCGCGAGGGGTACATCTGCACGATCGGCATCCAGCCGTCCGAGGCATCCGTCGGATTCGGCTACATCAAGAAGGCGGGGGAGCTCCTCGTCGACGGCGCCCCCGAGGCGGCCGTGGTGGAGCGCTTCGTGGAGAAGCCCGACCTCGAGACCGCGAAGGCCTACTTCGCCGACCGCTCCTACCTGTGGAACGCGGGCATGTTCATCGCCCGCGCCGACGTGCTGCTCGCCGAGATCGCCGCGCAGGAGCCCGAGCTGCACGCCGGGCTCCTCGAGCTCGCCGAGGCGTGGGACGACCGGGAGCTCCGCGGACCCGCCGTCGACCGCATCTGGCCGACCCTCAAGAAGATCGCCATCGACTACACGGTCGCGGAGCCCGCCGCTGCGAAGGGGCGCCTGGCCGTCATCCCCGGCCACTTCGACTGGGACGACGTGGGCGATTTCGCCAGCCTCGCCAAGCTCAATTCCGGCGGCCGGTCGGAGAACCTCGCCATCCTCGGCCAGAACCCGCGGGTGCTCTCCGACGCGGCGACCGGCATCGTGGTGAGTCAGACCAAGCGCGTCATCAGTCTCATCGGCGTGCGCGACATCGTCGTGGTCGACACCGACGACGCGCTGCTGGTGACCACCAGCGAGCATGCGCAGCGCGTGAAGGGCGTCGTCGACGCGCTCAAGCTCACCGGGCGGGGCGACGTGCTCTGA
- the sdhC gene encoding succinate dehydrogenase, cytochrome b556 subunit, whose protein sequence is MSAPARVTPSVSETTSRVPRGTLYRGHEGMWSWVLHRITGVAIFFFLLVHILDTALIRVAPDAYDAVIGTYKNPVMALGEVVLVAAIAYHAYNGLRIILVDFWPWATRHQRQLWWGVIGLWAVTMAGFAPRHLMLAFAPAAGGGH, encoded by the coding sequence GTGTCTGCACCAGCACGCGTCACACCGTCGGTATCCGAAACCACATCCCGAGTCCCCCGCGGCACCCTGTACCGCGGGCACGAAGGCATGTGGTCGTGGGTGCTCCACCGCATCACCGGCGTCGCCATCTTCTTCTTCCTGCTCGTGCACATCCTCGACACGGCTCTGATCCGCGTCGCGCCGGATGCGTACGACGCGGTCATCGGCACCTACAAGAACCCGGTCATGGCGCTCGGCGAGGTCGTGCTGGTCGCCGCCATCGCGTACCACGCGTACAACGGCCTCCGCATCATCCTGGTCGACTTCTGGCCGTGGGCCACCCGCCACCAACGCCAGCTGTGGTGGGGCGTCATCGGCCTGTGGGCCGTGACGATGGCCGGCTTCGCGCCGCGCCACCTCATGCTCGCCTTCGCACCCGCAGCAGGAGGGGGTCACTGA
- a CDS encoding succinate dehydrogenase hydrophobic membrane anchor subunit: protein MTAIADPRAPRAAVRRSGPNLEKWGWIYMRASGVLLVVLIFGHLFVNLMLGEGIHGIDFGFVAGKLADPLWQWWDVLMLWLALIHGANGMRTIVNDYVSHEGTRKVLVWALWLSAGFLILLGTLVVFTFDPCIPNLTDGSVLTEICNAQS from the coding sequence ATGACCGCGATCGCAGACCCGCGCGCACCGCGCGCCGCCGTGCGCCGCTCCGGCCCCAACCTCGAGAAGTGGGGCTGGATCTACATGCGCGCCTCCGGCGTGCTGCTGGTGGTGCTCATCTTCGGCCACCTCTTCGTGAACCTCATGCTCGGCGAGGGCATCCACGGCATCGACTTCGGCTTCGTCGCGGGCAAGCTCGCCGACCCGCTGTGGCAGTGGTGGGACGTGCTGATGCTGTGGCTTGCGCTCATCCACGGCGCCAACGGCATGCGCACGATCGTGAACGACTACGTCTCGCACGAGGGCACCCGCAAGGTGCTCGTGTGGGCGCTGTGGCTGTCGGCGGGCTTCCTGATCCTGCTCGGCACCCTGGTGGTCTTCACCTTCGACCCCTGCATCCCGAACCTGACCGACGGCAGCGTCCTCACCGAGATCTGCAACGCGCAGTCCTGA